The genomic interval GCTGAATGACTTAGTCCTCTTTTCATTGTTCCCATTCCATGAGAAATGAGAATTCGTAGTTTAAAATGATGATAGCTTCTATAACCAAAAGCTATACGCTTGATAACTTTAATTTTATTATTTATACCTTCAATTACACCATTTGTATAATTAGTAGACATTAGATTTAGAATATAGGATTTATTCTTACGAATAGATTTAACTGATGTTTTCATATAAGCTGATATGTTTGGGTATTCTTGTTCAATTTGATCAAGAGTAGTTGTAAAGAGTTCTGGATTTTTGTTTTTAATACTATGTAAAAGGTCCTGATATAGTTCATATGTATCTCTAAGTTCATTACTTTGATCTAGTAAATAATTTACAATATCTTCTTCACACATCATTTGTTTAAAACAATAAACTTTTCTATAATTTTTGATGTCTAATTTAGCCCGATCTTTCAATATAAGCTTCCAATAACGTTTAAACTTATTGTAGTTCTTTTTATCTTGATTCATAATTCTAACTCTAGTTTTATTTAATGAGCGAGAGATTAATTGAATAATATGGAATTTATCCATAACTATTTTAGCGTTAGGAAAGAGCATCTTTATAAGTTGAATGTAGGGCTTGTACATGTCGATAACGATTAATTTTACACTTCTCCTTGCTTTTTTAGTGTATCGTTGGAAATATTTGATTAATGAATTTAAGCGTCTATGTTCAACGATATCAATTATGCTTCCATTATGAGCATCACAAAAAAGAAAAGACATAGCCCCTACTGATGATTTAACTGATTTAAATTCATCAAAACAAAGTTGTTCAGGTAAATAATTATAATTAGGCTTATGCACTTCATAGAAACTGTTTATAACACGATTTACAGTGGAATGTGATACATTATGTTCTTTGGCTAAATCACATTCAGAAATCTTATTAGAAGCTGCAAGAGCAACAGCTACTTTAGTATTATTAGATATATAACAATGCTGATTAACAATAGATGTCTTGAGAGTAAAGGTACTATTACAATGATGACATTTATAACGTTGTTTTTTAAGTTTTAAATAAGCATTCATATTAGATACTTTAGGTAAAGTTATTGTAGATGTCTTAAAGCCATGCTTTTCAAACTGGTTATCAAATACACAACCACATGAATAACAATATTGAGGCTGATATGTGAGAGTTCCATAATAGATTTGTGATCTAACACCCTTAATAATTTCTTCTGAGTAAAAGTTTTCATTAAAAGAAATATTTTCATCTTTTAAATTTAGTACTTTTACGATACAATTGTATTGAGACATATTTCCAATCCTTTCATTAGTGATTTCGTCGTTATTAATTGTATCAGGATATTGGAAATCTGTCTCATTTTTTTATGCAAATTAAATGGTGTGAGTTTATTACCCACACCAAATATTATAGAACCAATAATTCTTATAAGATGAAAATATCAAGTA from Mycoplasmatota bacterium carries:
- a CDS encoding ISL3 family transposase → MSQYNCIVKVLNLKDENISFNENFYSEEIIKGVRSQIYYGTLTYQPQYCYSCGCVFDNQFEKHGFKTSTITLPKVSNMNAYLKLKKQRYKCHHCNSTFTLKTSIVNQHCYISNNTKVAVALAASNKISECDLAKEHNVSHSTVNRVINSFYEVHKPNYNYLPEQLCFDEFKSVKSSVGAMSFLFCDAHNGSIIDIVEHRRLNSLIKYFQRYTKKARRSVKLIVIDMYKPYIQLIKMLFPNAKIVMDKFHIIQLISRSLNKTRVRIMNQDKKNYNKFKRYWKLILKDRAKLDIKNYRKVYCFKQMMCEEDIVNYLLDQSNELRDTYELYQDLLHSIKNKNPELFTTTLDQIEQEYPNISAYMKTSVKSIRKNKSYILNLMSTNYTNGVIEGINNKIKVIKRIAFGYRSYHHFKLRILISHGMGTMKRGLSHSA